Below is a window of Vicugna pacos chromosome 20, VicPac4, whole genome shotgun sequence DNA.
ataacttccctgattggTCATCCATTGGGCATGCCCCACCACGGCCCAAATGCTGTTCCTAGGATACGGAACCCTGAACTAAGGGGTTCTAGCTTTCCATGAAGAGGGACGGGGACctaaaacagaagagaaacaacaacaacaaaaaccaatgaGGAAGTGCCTCTCTTACCTCCCCCACACCCCGCCCCTCCCTATCAACCTGCAATTAACCAGAAGAGAAGACCCAGGAGGAAATGGTGAAAGTTAGCTGTCAGCACAGTTGCAAATCAAAGCAGGAGACCAGGTGTCCCAGCAAACCCAAACCCTGGGAGCGCAAAACCAAACCGATACTATCTAAAGAAGAGCCGGAGAGACGTTTGGAACGACACTTAAAATAAATCGTTTTGCCCCAAACCTTGCTATTCTTTGGGATGCCAAATGGCCTCATTTCAAGTCCCGCTTCCCCCCtcccacctgccacctctcaaAGCAACTTTTCCTGCCTCTGTGAGAGAAGAACATCCAGAACATCTCGCCCCATTTGGAATCCTCACTCCACAGCCCTCCTACTCCACCGGCTTGACTCTACATTACTTTCCAAAGCATGTTTTTTCTCTTCATTGCTTTTGTCAGTGTCATCCGGCTTAAATGAATCCTAAGTGACTGCAGCTAGGGATTGATGACACCACACAGAAGGACAGGCCTTCTCCAGCACTGATAAGAAAGGGTTAACAGTAGTTAAAACTATCTCCAGACACCGGTTCCTGCGATAATTAAAGATTGCACTGTTTACACATTCAAGCTCCTAAATTTGTGGCATGCGAGTGACATTCGGGCCTTTCGGCAGCCACACTAATCGCCAGGCATCCTCTCAGTGactgtcggggggggggggggggaattaaGCAGCTGCAATACGCCCGAAATGAGTTATTGTAATTACATTTAATTAGtttaattagttaattatttTGCTTACAGCTGTACAAGAGACTGCAAACATTTGTTAATATCACATGCCCTTTAACAGTATGGGGTGATTCCACAGTCACACTAAATCATGAATGCGTATGTAGGAAGATTGAGAAATGTGCAGAGGCCGGCTCTGCTTCTTAGGAAGAGCATAGTTAGCGACACATTtggcacaattaaaaaaaatagaagaagaaacaAGTCATAAAACATAGAGAACTGGGAAGAAAACTACCAGCCAAAACCCAAATACAAAAACAAGGAGAGAAAGAGCTGCCCCAATGACACAGGGTTTCGCTCAACAAACTCCAGTTATCAATGAAATAATTAATCGCAGATTTTTGCAGGCAGTGTTTCCCAGCCAGTTCCACACATGGTGATAGTTCAATTATGTGAGATATATCTAGAATTGTTACCGAATGTACCATGGAAAAAAATGGCTCTAGCCTCTGTCCCTCCATCTCTCTCATCCGGGTTTCTGCCTGCGGTCCCCCTACCCCATTTCCTTCTTCCCAACATGTCTTCATCCAATAGCCGCTGTCCCTTAATTGTGAACAAGCACTGGCATctcataaaataatgaaatccttcaaaagtgaaaacTCATCATAAAGACATGAATACACAGGAAAACTTGGCTTACTTTTGGGGGGAAAGAATCCATACCTTTTTTTATGACAGACTGGTCCAATAGATTCATGCCGCTGTTATTGGCATCTTCAACTGACtgtgaatataaaaatatcacTATTCAAATCGACTGGATATTAAAGAAGCGCACACATAAATCATGTCATTCCAAACTGGAGTTTCTGttatttccatttatattaaTTCACAAAGGGAGGTTTTATTAGTATCATTATTACCTCCAAATGGACACAGAAATGAAATTCACCCAAATTATAAATTCTTCcaatggaagaagaggaaaaagggaaACTGTGAGAGATGTCTGGGATGCAGGATTGGCTTAGTTATTATATTAAACACAGATATTATGTAGACACTGAAACTTTTATATTATTTGCTCTTATGAATAGTGAAAATTTGGCAACAGCTGAAAGTATTAGTAAGagcaatttctgttttctattctaTCCCAGTGCATCTTAACCCcagagtcattttaaaaatacataatagtTTACATTATAGGATTTTAATTAAAGTCTGAGCAATTTGGAATGGAATGCAAACAGCAACATATAGGAACACGTCTGCAGGCTGTCAGGACCGCACACCCACTGCAGTCCACGCACATCCCTGTGCTCTGAGCCTCCTGCTGTAGGACAACCCCTCAGAGAACCTGCACAAGTACCTCCTCCCAACCCTGCTTCTGCTGCCACCCAGCAAGAAGCACACCTGTTAGGGATGCAGTGACTACagacacaccaacacacacagagGATCCTCCCAGTCAGTTCCTAGGTAATGGCACAAAGCATTCACCCCCCATTGCCACAATATCATCCCAGAGAAGGAACATTTCTACCCTAGGTGTTGGCGGCACTGCTGAGGGGCTATAGCTGTTGGAATGAGATTCTTACTGCCAGGATGCAGAGAACAGAGTTCTGGCTGTGCACCCCAGGACATCCAAAATCAGGGGACTCcctccccctactccccagtgAAAATAAATGCTAGACCTCTCTGCAATCTGATGGCTGCTTTTCTTGATCCTAAGAAACCTAACTTTGGACCAATCTGTCACCCACTCTACAGAGGAGTAAAAAGCAAAGGGCTTGAGAGGGAGGTCGTGTTTAGACAGCGCCTCCCACCCACTCATACTGCATCCCCAGACAGGGCGTGTGTTCATCACAAGGAAGACTGTCTACCCCAAACAAGCAGCACCTTAGAAATGAGATGACCTAACCACGGAGGGGGCAtgttaatttgtttcttttcgtTTTTAATAGTCACTCTTCTGTTCTCAGAAAGATGAGGAAAATTGTGATTCTCCCTAAGAACCATTTTCCATGTTCCAACATGCCATCTACATCTTAAGAAACAGTAAAaagtaaagcttaaaaaaaaaagcatcatggAACTTGTTCGGGGACTCCCAAGAGGCCCCACTATGCACACGGGCGCGCACACACACGATTCACGCCTTTCTGTGCTCACGTGTCTACAATGGCGACGTGTCCACGCAGGACAGAACATTCGCCTGTGTCTGTGGGCGGGCAGCTCCGCGATCTCACGGGCTGGGCCGGTGCGCCCGCACACCTCACCCTCACGTCGGTACGTAAATATGTATATACGCCTCATCAGCGACGTGGGGTAGTTGTGGTAGTTAATGAGAAGGCTCTTGTCTGATTTTCTATCTAATTACGGCCGCCTGCTGGGTTTTTGTACAGGATATTCACGCAGCATGCTGGCGCTTAATCGTCACAGGGAGGGTCGTAAAGATTTAATTAGGACTGCATGCGGAAGCTCAGAAAAACAACTCAGACTCGTAATTACTAGACTTCTTTAGTTAAAAGTGATACCAGGGGTTGCTTTAAGACACTAGggtgtgtttgagtgtgtgtgtgtgtgtgtgtgtgtgtgtgtgtgtgtgtgtgtggcaggggtctGACTTAACATCTTTATGTTTGTACTCTTAGGGAGCAGAGGTGATGAGAGGTTAGAGAGCAAAgatcagaagaagaaaagaggtaTTCACAGCAATTGAACAAACTCCAAACTAGGTgtcatctctctctttctgatgctgctttttctgagtttttaataCTGCCCCCCCAcccgcacacacgcacgcacacacatacacacgcgcgcacacacacacagtgagtgAAATGCAGCATACCCAGAATCCAAACAGCGATTTGCTGGTTTAATAGCCCCTGTGAGTAAATTGAAATAGAAATTGACAGGGTTTtatagtttcatttaaaaaaaatattagaagCATTTGGTTAATTAgctctcctctgtctcttctctcacGGTCGGGGCGGTGGCCCCGCGTGTGTGTCTGGGTCACACAACATCCTCTCCCAACCCTGGGCCAGGTGAGTCCCCCTGGCTGTGAGGCCCTCCCGCCCGGCAGCGCCCTGGGATCCTCCTCGTCTGCGGTAGGTTGGGGTAGGGGATCCGGAACCCACGCTAGGCCTTTGAGATGGAACAAGGGACTAAGGCCCAGGCCGTGGCACCTCTGGTCCCTTTTACACCCCACCCATCCCATGGCCGCAGGAAACGCGGAAAGCCCGACCAGCTCCTGCAACTTTAGGCCCCGCGCTCCAGATCCCTAACTCGGAAGTCCCGGATTGAACAGAAAAGGCGCAGCCCCTGGATTCGAGGGTCTGCTCCTAGGtccatctccttcctcccctATCTTTCTTTGTCACCTGCCCCGTGTCGCGTCAAGAACACTCCGGCCTCAGGAGGCCTGTCATCCCGGCGGGGACGGCTCGCTCCTGCCCCTCTGGTTCCCCTCCTGGGACAGGCGCGGGGTGTATCCCGCGCGACCCCTTGCACTGAGGGTCGACCAAGAAAGTCCCGCGGGCCTCCCCACCTCTCCAGACGACCTGCTGGGATGCTTCCAAGGAGGAACTGGGCGGAGGTcgggcgggcggggagaggcgAAGGTCCGGGGCCTGCGCCTTCTTTGCTCTGAGCTCTCCCCACCCTCGCGGGCCAAGCTCCGGCTGCAACTCCGCCGCCGCGTGCCGCTTTGACCAGGGCGTCCTCCAAAATGCACACTGACCTGGCCCTGTTTTTCTCTTGGCCTTTGCCTTTCACCAAACACTCCAAACCCTCACAATTCtatcttaaacacacacacacacacacacacacacacacacacacacacacacacacacaactaaaaccaaagaaatctgtttcctcttttaGGAGAATTCTTGGGTTCAGCGCCTAAGCCACTGGGCCTACAGGGTGGCGCTGAGAGCCAGTGCAGCACAGCCAACAGCCATGGTGATGAGTTGATGCACTTTCATTATCTAGCACTTTGAACCGTACCCAGAAAGGTTAATTTAAAAACTGCCCCCCCGGACACATATTACCCCaatgcattaaaaagaaaactattaaatattccctttctcatatgatattctgaaATGAGCAGTATGCCCAGACAGGGACAGTTAAGCTCCGTTAAATCAACAAAACTATCATTCTTATTAGCGTGGGTACATCCAGCCACAACTCAGGTGATTCCAAAATCTTTGGAAATATTAAATAACTGAATTTCCTTTAAAGCAGTAAACCATCATAGACCACAGAGAGACAGGATTTGGTGCTGCCACCACACTTTAACTGTTCTAAAGACATTTTGTTCAGCAAGGTAAAGCAGAGGGACTCATGCACACCTTCCCTtccccatttcttttcttttctttctttttttttgcttcagaGGTATGTCTAAAATGATGCATAATATATACAATCATGCCAATGAAACCGAAGGGTCAATTAAATACCTTTCAACCCTATTTATCTTTTCTGGAGACTATTTAAATTAGGGAGCAAAAGGAGACCTGCTCAGAATCACCCGGACAGTTTTTAGAAATCATCTCTTTGATGTTTCTTTGTTTAGTTTAACCAAGCATTCGCAACCAAATCAGGCTCCATTGTGCAGAGTGCAGATGGGATAGTGGTGGGGGGCGGTAGTGTTTGGagccttttgtttttaaaaaaaaaaaaaacaagcatgtGATGCCTCTTCAACTGGGATGGTGACTCCAGGGAGAGGAAGGTATTTAGCGGAGGGGGAAGACGACTGCAGAGGGATGTGGAGAATAGTGCTCCACAGTCGTTTAATGGTCCAAAAGGTGAAAAGAATCTCTAAAATGGTACATGTCCTCATGGACTCCCAAACAGAATTGTGGCTTTCTGGGTCTCTCCCCAGAAATATTCCACTTCTTGGATGATGACTCTGGAACTCAATTATTTTGGAAAAGGGGTCTATAGCTTATGGGACATTCAAAGTAAGACCTGGCTTAGACAAAATAGCACGTGTTTTTCTTCCAGTCAACACTGTCATGCCTAACAAAGTCTTTACAAAGCCATCAGGAACCTCTGTAGAGGACCCTGCACCTCCAAGCTGCATCTCAGGCCTCGGCCTCCAGGCAGCCAGGGCCCCACCTGCCATGTCAGGGGCCAGGCTCACTATGGGACGCGCAGAGGGGGCGGGTTGAGGACGGTCGCCAGCTTGCTTACACAAAGCGCAAGCGAACAAGAGGGAGTCCGATGGCtcaggcaaaacaaaaacacctagcCTTGATGCCAAAGATCCTAAACGAGCAAAACACTCATGTACTTTTTTCCTTCATGATGTAATTTCTGGTGGTTCTAGCTTTTATCATCGGACCTCCTGAAATCGCCACTGGAGAGCCATACACGTCTACACACAGTTACACGTTTCGTGTCCGGTTGTTCTAAAGATGggaacaacccccccccccaaccaaaGGAGACagagctgcccctccccctcccagggcatttgttatttgtgcatcgtcgtgtgtgtgtgtgtgtgtgtgtgtgtgtgtgtgtgtggtgtgtgtgtgcgcgcgcggtTACCTGGACGTCTTCCATGCCGGGATGGCCGAGGCCGTGCAGCGAGAGGCTGTCACCCATGCCCGCGTCCAGGCCGTGGTGCGCCGAATGCAGCAGCACGTCCGGCCGGCGGACCGAGTGGTAGTCCCTCCGGGGGTCGAGGCCCGAGAGCTGGGGCAGGGCGGCCCgaggctggggcaggagagagCCGGCTTCTGAACCCACTTCTTGCCGCTGCCGTTGCCCCCAGGGATGCTGCTGGGGCTGGTGCAGGGGGTTCAGGGAGTAGGGGTCGTTGACGTGGGAGTAGGGGTCCTGGCTCTGGTGGTAGGGCAGCGGCTGGTAGGGGGGCGGAAAGTAGGGTGGCTGGAAGTCGGACGACGGGGTGTGGGACAGCGGTGGGGCGCTCGAGTAAGGTCCTTGGGACACCGAACCCAGCTGGGAGAGCCTCGAGCTGTGACTCGGGACGCCATCGTGCCGGTCCTGGGAGAGAGtgcaggagacagagagagagacagacagagacagagagagggagggggaaaaatACAAGCGACAAATGGAGAAGCCCAGCTTCAGGATCTTTTTCCCGGGACAGGGGAACAAGAGTCTGAAACTCGCACTCCCAAGTTTGTTCAGAGGGTACGCGCTTTCAGCAATTCCAAACGCGAGGCTTTGGGGGGAAGATGGGGGAGAATTACCCGCCTAACCAGCATCTAAGCCTTCTGTTGGGAGGGGGGCAAAGCTAGCAAAAAAAGTGAGGGTAAAGTGGTTGTGTgtatggtgggggtgggggtggggacagagtcTAAATTCCTTAATGAAAAATACAGGAGTCTGACTATGGCATTTTGATCTTTTGGGTGTTTTAAACTACTTCTTTCTAACTCTTCAGAGCTCCAAAGCATAACAAATCAAACTTCATACTATTTGCCTGGCTGTTCCTCCTGTTCCAAACCAACTTCTGTCTCCCTGGCAAGCCAGCCGGGCTGACCCCCACACAACCTGGTAATTTCAGGAGATACAGGAATCTGCCTGATCTGAGTTTCCAGgcacccctgcctccccagcagGGATGAAATCCTTTATGGAGTGTTTGCTGGAAATGGACTTCATTCAAAATCAGATCCTGAGTCCCTGTCAAATTAAGTTGAGCTGTGGTGTGCAGGAGTGATTTCTAAGGTGACTTTCCTACATTTAAGACTGTTAAACTCCAGGGTGTGAAAATGAAGGACttagggtggggaggagaaaaacaaacaaacccaaaaggcCCAGACAACTTATTGTTGGTCCTAATGGGAGTGCTAAACGAAGTGAAAGGAGAAGGGGGGGGGTGTTGGGGGGGTcttgtttcttcctctcctctgtAGAAATGCCACAGTAAAGTCCCCATGGTTCTTTTTGGAGAAACAGTCACCTAAATTTCCAAACTGCAGTGGCAAATAAAAAGTTTTCCTCTTTGGCCttccccccccacctccccagctgaCTCATGGAGCTCAGACAAACACACAATGCAGAGAAGCAGCTGCAGCCTCGTCCAATTATGGTGCTAAATTACCAAGCCAAAGGCGCTCGAAGGAAGACAGAGACGGGAGAGTGAGACGCACacgcagagacagagacagagagacggtGAGAGGAGGGAGCATGCAATTCTCGTATAACGTGAATCCAAACTCACCATGGATGAATAGGTGTGGACTAACATCTGGAAAAAAAAGCCTGGTTACTGCTCAAAAATcaaacaatgattaaaaaaaaatcaaggagtcCAGCAGAGAAACGGGCTGGACACAGGAGCCGAGCTTGAGGTGTTTCCAGGACaagccatcaaaaaaaaaaattaccccccCCCAACAAGATTGCCGACGCCTGTCACACACAGACAGAGCTGTTCATCGGTCTCTTGCTGTCTTTTCGGCCTTTTTCTCTTCGGCGGTTCTCCGAGGCTGCAGAGGCAGTCCTCTTCCGCCCGAAGCTGGGCTCAGACTGCTCGGGCGCCCCTTCCTCCCTCCGCTTGCCTACACCGCCTCATAATAATTGATATTCATGACTATTAATATTACACGAGTACTTTAAAGGGAGAATGGAGGACAAATGGAGCGTGAAGCAGCAGCGGGCGCAGAGCTCCCCTACTATTGTAAATGACGTTCATTCAGTGGAGAATTACTAGATGTAATCAGACGAGGGGGCTGGCAAAGGCAGACCGGGGAAAAAGTTTAGCAGGAAAGAGGCAGAACTTCAATTAACTGAGCCGGGGACGCGCGTAAAGCAGCCCCTGCTCCCTGCGACCAGGCGGCGAGGGAGAGAGCATCGCTGGGGGCTTGTGCGCAACGTAGGTGTCCTGCTCCTGGAGAGGGACTTTCCTAATGGGAAGACTTGATCGCCCTGCGTGCTTCGTGTGcagattaaaaataatactaataaaaaaatttaaaaaggcgtTGCCTCACCCTTTGGAGGGGAGAGCAGAGTAAACCGGTGGGCCCAGTTGTTTACAGTGACGTTGGCCGACTTTCACGCATACTGGAGATTATGCTTATGTATCAAAGGACCGAGGCGAGATGGGGGCTTTCCCTGCCTTGTGCAGCCTTTCCCTCTTTAGTGCGCGTGCAGCCCGTGATtttcacttcaatttaaaatacatGCAAACAATCTTGAAGTACACTAAACTTATCCTTTCCCGGCAAAACCAGGGGCAACAGAAAACCTTTTTGGATGTTTCAGGAACCCGTTCAACTGGCCCGACTGCCATTTCTGTTAAAGTTCAACCTTCCTCCCGACTTAAATAGGCGCCTTCCACCGGGCTTCGGGTTCTCCTATAGTTTCGAGTAGAAAAACTAGGCAGATAGGAATACCTGCAatattctgtctctccctctctctccatcctctctccctccctctttattctctcctcttcccctcttcccctcttccactccacccctccctctccctccctccctccctccttcccccgctgctttctcctctccctccctccttttccatGTAGCCAGTCTACTTTTCAGACTCTTAGCACGAGTTTCGTGCTGCTTACTTTTCGGAACCCGCTGGAGTCCCTCTGTGCCTACCCGGAGCTATTTACACCGTGGCCGCATCCCCGCCTGTGCCAAGCCCACTTCAGGCGCTCACATTTTTTAGGAGTTCTAGCGCCTTCGACTTGACCATTACCCCTCCtgctaaagaaagaaaaggaggccgAACCGAAACAAATCCCACCAGGCGGAGGCGCGGCTCCCCGTTACAGTCAATACACAACcacaaagagggaaggaaaacccCAGTCATCATTCCTCAGAAAGACGgatcccctctctctctctctctctctctctctctctctctgtgtcacacacacacacacacacacacacaccccaaaatcCTGATTCAGggctgggcagagctgggagacTCCGGGCGCCGGCGCCGGGCTCCGCGTGCAGACACCGCCCGGCGGCAGCGGGGCGCGCGCGGGCGCCTCGGAGCCGCGATCCGGGTCGCGGGGCCGGGCCGGCGGAGTCGGGAGAAGCTGGCGGGCCGCTCCCGCGCGTGGCCCATTCCCAGCTTCCTCAAGGCGGCTCCCTGCCCGGCTTCCCCGAGTCGTCCCGGAGCGGCCGGGTGGCGTGTCCCCCGAGGCTTGGGGAGCCTCTGCACGTCCCACCAGGACCGCTTCGTCCGACCCAGCGCCGCCCGCGCGCGTCGCCCGGGGCTCGGCTtccaggccccctcccctccccgactTCCTCTCCTCGCGATCTCCGTCCACCGCCCGCTCGCCGGCTCCCACCTCCCGTCTCCCCATCTCGTCTGCCCCTTTCCCCTCGCCTTCTTCCACGCTTTTTTTTCTCGCTTCCCTCCCTCTACGTCTCCTTGGAGTCCAGGCTTTCCCCTTCCCCTTACACCTAGCTCGGGGGCTCCCAGGCGCGTGCGCTCGGAGCCAAGTTCCGCCGGCCTCGGCCGCCGTCCCCTCCCCGCCCGGCCTCCCGCCCCGCGCGCAGCCCCGTCGGCGCCCGAGACCCGAGCGCACGGCCGGCGAGTCCGGCCCGCGGGGAGGCAGGCGCCTGCCGGGCTGCCGGCAGCATCTCCACCCGAGGGACAGTCTCATTGGCCTCAGCGCTAAAGAACCCCGCGAGCTCAACCCGGGCAGAAAAATTCGTTAAAAAAGGCCAAAACGTGGGGCGGTTTGGACGCACCGACCCTCAAAGAagcaaaatatgagaaaaaaaggaaattaaaaaagttGTCCGCTACGGCTCCTTGGCTCCCGCTCTCTCTACATCCATCTTATCCATCGGTCCGTCTATCTGTTGACCTCCTTCCTTCTAATTTTCCGTCCTTTACGTGGATCCGTTTGTTATCGATTTCcgaaattttattgaaaataaaaattaagagccCGAGTCTGTTACAAATGAGGCCTGAAAACCTAATTCTCTCCCACACTCAAAACGAGGAGAGTCTCTGCCTTTCTGCCTCTATTTTGTCTGCCCACATTCAGTAGCACCACGTCCCCCATCAAAGTCCAAaggttgggggggtggggtgcgaggaagagagaaaggaaaataaaagaataaaaaaaaaaaagagagagaaatctcCTAAGTTAAAGTAGTCAGATTTCCACCTTAAAGTCCTTTTTTTCAGAATAGCGAAGTCTCCCCAAGCCAGCTTCCCTAAAAGTTAGAGAAAGCTGAGAAAAACCGACCGGAAATCTACGAGCAAATAGCTTAAAAATCTCTATCAGTTGGGGTGTCAAGAAGCTCAAATTCTCTATCTGCAAAGCTCTAAGATGCATCTGGGGGTGTCGGCTCACCTCATAGATATCTTCGTACTTGACATTCTCCACTAGCTTCCAGAGCATGATGGCAGCCTGGTCTCTAGGAGGTGAGTGCATTCATGTGAGGAGCAGATGTCTGGCTTCTCAGGACTCCGCTGTCTGTAATGATCCATCTATAATTGGAAATGGGGGATACACACCAAATCCGACGCTCCTCTCCCATCGCAACTTATATCTGTTGTCTCAGACAATAGGCTGGAGAAGGAAGCCTCAGCTGAGATAAAAACATTATTACACGCACAGGAGTTAGATGCAACCCACagacatatatattataaaaatcatAAACACGTATTTACACCCGGACACCCACATTTAGTTATATAAGCACCCCTGGGTCATGCAGGAGTCGACAGACTCTAAACATGCATTTAAAGGAGAGAGAGTTCACCGTGATTAATATAAATACACACGTTTAAAAGCCTCTATATTGAAAATGATGAATCATTGTAGCCATGGACTAAAGTCTTTACAATTCCTAATGAGAAACTAGGGAGCCaacagcccccccccccattttctaTGTAGATTTTAAAGAGGGGGACCATTTCTGAGATGTTTAAACACAAAAGCTCCTAATCTTGTGTGTTCAGCAGGAGGGTTTTGAAAACTGGATTTGAGGATTTTTAAGGGTGATCTCTCTGTGTTGATGGCTacacaactttttctttttttcaactgtACCTCAGTCCCTGTAGAACAAAAAAGCCAGCTCACCACAGtgaatatttctaatattttctggTCATTCTGCCCAACACATCTGAAAACTTAAATACTGAATCAGCATCTCAGTCTGTACCATTTCTCATTTTAAGTGTTGTTTGGATGTATTTTCAACAGATTCCATGTGCCATTCTTTCTTTGGCTGGCGTTCCATTTtatgaagtttttttaaaatttttttcagatattggaAGCTACATACATGCACAATTACACAATGTTAATTTGGAGGTTTCTTTGGAGAAGCCCGGGACATTTTATATTTGCATCTGTTGTCTATGACTTTTAAGTGGTTTTAATCCTGGAGACTATAAGAAATGGTCACCTGAACCTTTGGAAGGTTTAAGCAGAATGTTTTTCACGGAGCTAGTGAAAAACATTTTAGGATGCGTGCTTTGTTTGTTTCCTGTGAgtgtatatttttcttaataaggTGATTTGTATAGTTTGTTTCTCTACCAAGGAAAACATAAACATCAACAAGAACAAAGTTAACCAAACCTCGAAAATGGGCGCCCCTCAAGGCACAGGGGTTCGGAATTTCACCACGAAGTGAACACTCACCTCATCGCCCTCTTTCCCACcccctctgtttttctgccccCATCCAGGGTGCGGAAGGATCCCCACAGCCAGAAGGGAAGACCAGTGCAGGCTCTCTGCCCCTGGGGCAGAAAATAAATGACAGGAGGGAATGAGGAGGGACCAGGGCAATTTGGGGTGGAAGTTATTAAACCTGATAAGAGTGAATCTGCAAAGGGCGATTGTCTGTAAATCTCAGGACTGCTGAGCGCTGCCGTGGGAGCCGAGACGGACGCTCCTCTCGGAGCAGAGGGCTCCGGACAACCGCGGTGGATATCGATCCGATAAAACCCAGGGAGCCGCTTCATATCTTGCAGAATGAACAATTCCgcagattttttaatttaattttttaaagataagtcgAATGAAAGGAACACGAAGATGCTTCAGAAGGAACTTCAGAAATAACCTTTCTTCATTTCcagtttaatttttctgttttgcctttccctccctctctctgccctccttccttttccccctccatcctgttttcctccctccctccttccttccttccatcctttctcccttcctttctcctttcctctacTTGAATATTAACAGCTTAAATTATACAAAATCTGTACGGATTTTCTACTAGAAATCTGAGTGAAGATTTCCTTCCTTGTCCCCAGAGCTAGTCTGGACATGGGACGGCTTTCTTCCTAATTTTGTTGCGTAGTGGGACTTGAAAGGGCTTTCGCCTTCCCCTTCTACCCTTTCCAGAACTAACCTCAGCTCCAGATCAATAT
It encodes the following:
- the TFAP2B gene encoding transcription factor AP-2-beta isoform X2; its protein translation is MGRREVGAGERAVDGDREERKSGRGGGLEAEPRATRAGGAGSDEAVLVGRAEAPQASGDTPPGRSGTTRGSRAGSRLEEAGNGPRAGAARQLLPTPPARPRDPDRGSEAPARAPLPPGGVCTRSPAPAPGVSQLCPALNQDFGMLVHTYSSMDRHDGVPSHSSRLSQLGSVSQGPYSSAPPLSHTPSSDFQPPYFPPPYQPLPYHQSQDPYSHVNDPYSLNPLHQPQQHPWGQRQRQEVGSEAGSLLPQPRAALPQLSGLDPRRDYHSVRRPDVLLHSAHHGLDAGMGDSLSLHGLGHPGMEDVQSVEDANNSGMNLLDQSVIKKVPVPPKSVTSLMMNKDGFLGGMSVNTGEVFCSVPGRLSLLSSTSKYKVTVGEVQRRLSPPECLNASLLGGVLRRAKSKNGGRSLRERLEKIGLNLPAGRRKAANVTLLTSLVEGEAVHLARDFGYICETEFPAKAVSEYLNRQHTDPSDLHSRKNMLLATKQLCKEFTDLLAQDRTPIGNSRPSPILEPGIQSCLTHFSLITHGFGAPAICAALTALQNYLTEALKGMDKMFLNNTTTNRHTSGEGPGSKTGDKEEKHRK
- the TFAP2B gene encoding transcription factor AP-2-beta isoform X3 gives rise to the protein MGRREVGAGERAVDGDREERKSGRGGGLEAEPRATRAGGAGSDEAVLVGRAEAPQASGDTPPGRSGTTRGSRAGSRLEEAGNGPRAGAARQLLPTPPARPRDPDRGSEAPARAPLPPGGVCTRSPAPAPGVSQLCPALNQDFGMLVHTYSSMDRHDGVPSHSSRLSQLGSVSQGPYSSAPPLSHTPSSDFQPPYFPPPYQPLPYHQSQDPYSHVNDPYSLNPLHQPQQHPWGQRQRQEVGSEAGSLLPQPRAALPQLSGLDPRRDYHSVRRPDVLLHSAHHGLDAGMGDSLSLHGLGHPGMEDVQSVEDANNSGMNLLDQSVIKKVPVPPKSVTSLMMNKDGFLGGMSVNTGEVFCSVPGRLSLLSSTSKYKVTVGEVQRRLSPPECLNASLLGGVLRRAKSKNGGRSLRERLEKIGLNLPAGRRKAANVTLLTSLVEGEAVHLARDFGYICETEFPAKAVSEYLNRQHTDPSDLHSRKNMLLATKQLCKEFTDLLAQDRTPIGNSRPSPILEPGIQSCLTHFSLITHGFGAPAICAALTALQNYLTEALKGMDKMFLNNTTTNRHTSGEGPGQRAPRV
- the TFAP2B gene encoding transcription factor AP-2-beta isoform X1; the protein is MGRREVGAGERAVDGDREERKSGRGGGLEAEPRATRAGGAGSDEAVLVGRAEAPQASGDTPPGRSGTTRGSRAGSRLEEAGNGPRAGAARQLLPTPPARPRDPDRGSEAPARAPLPPGGVCTRSPAPAPGVSQLCPALNQDFGMLVHTYSSMDRHDGVPSHSSRLSQLGSVSQGPYSSAPPLSHTPSSDFQPPYFPPPYQPLPYHQSQDPYSHVNDPYSLNPLHQPQQHPWGQRQRQEVGSEAGSLLPQPRAALPQLSGLDPRRDYHSVRRPDVLLHSAHHGLDAGMGDSLSLHGLGHPGMEDVQSVEDANNSGMNLLDQSVIKKVPVPPKSVTSLMMNKDGFLGGMSVNTGEVFCSVPGRLSLLSSTSKYKVTVGEVQRRLSPPECLNASLLGGVLRRAKSKNGGRSLRERLEKIGLNLPAGRRKAANVTLLTSLVEGEAVHLARDFGYICETEFPAKAVSEYLNRQHTDPSDLHSRKNMLLATKQLCKEFTDLLAQDRTPIGNSRPSPILEPGIQSCLTHFSLITHGFGAPAICAALTALQNYLTEALKGMDKMFLNNTTTNRHTSGEGPALPAWFMSFFKEDLGFLHNL